In one window of Saprospiraceae bacterium DNA:
- a CDS encoding pantoate--beta-alanine ligase, producing the protein MQVFTQKEEIKSFTADQRKRNHSIAFVPTMGALHSGHISLIQIAKANADIGICSIFVNPTQFNNPQDLQNYPRMVDRDIKMLEERGCDAVFVPAVEVVYPPGLDTGIELDLGTLDKVMEGKFRPGHFKGMLQVVKRLLDLVEPDLLIMGQKDFQQYTLVRHMINQLNLPVRLIIGATLREADGLAMSSRNLRLSPEMRKNAIAIYKNLTYLKENLYKTKLDLLISHAFMDLEKSGLQTEYLEIVDDQSLESVMDPKKHENLVACIAAWAGNVRLIDNLCIKGSCD; encoded by the coding sequence ATGCAGGTTTTTACACAAAAAGAAGAAATCAAATCCTTTACCGCTGATCAAAGAAAAAGGAACCACAGCATCGCTTTCGTTCCAACCATGGGTGCTCTGCATTCAGGTCATATATCCCTGATTCAAATTGCAAAGGCAAATGCAGATATTGGTATATGCAGCATCTTTGTCAACCCCACTCAATTTAATAACCCTCAGGATCTTCAAAATTATCCGCGGATGGTGGATAGAGATATAAAAATGCTGGAAGAGCGAGGTTGCGATGCTGTTTTCGTACCTGCTGTGGAAGTGGTTTATCCGCCAGGACTGGACACCGGAATTGAGCTTGACCTGGGCACCCTGGACAAGGTTATGGAAGGTAAGTTCAGACCGGGACATTTCAAAGGCATGTTACAGGTGGTGAAACGGCTGCTCGATCTTGTCGAACCCGATTTGCTGATCATGGGTCAGAAAGATTTTCAGCAATACACCCTGGTCAGGCACATGATCAACCAGTTAAATTTGCCGGTACGACTTATCATTGGGGCAACCTTGCGCGAAGCAGATGGCCTTGCCATGAGCTCCAGGAATCTAAGGCTGAGTCCTGAAATGAGAAAAAATGCCATTGCCATCTATAAAAATCTCACATACCTCAAGGAGAATTTATATAAAACCAAGCTGGATTTATTGATATCCCATGCTTTCATGGATCTTGAGAAATCAGGGCTACAGACTGAATACCTGGAGATTGTCGATGACCAAAGTCTGGAATCTGTTATGGATCCAAAGAAGCACGAGAATCTGGTTGCCTGTATAGCGGCATGGGCGGGTAATGTCAGGTTAATCGACAATTTGTGTATAAAAGGAAGCTGTGATTGA
- the rfaE2 gene encoding D-glycero-beta-D-manno-heptose 1-phosphate adenylyltransferase → MSAFKKSSSKYRELADLLKVRNQWKSEGLVCVFTNGCFDILHEGHVRYLEEARMLGDKLIIGLNSDKSVRKLKGPTRPINLQDSRALVLAALQAVDAVVVFDTETPEDIIKLLNPDVLVKGGDWKVDQIIGADHVLKNGGKVYSLSFHKGFSTSLIVEKVKAD, encoded by the coding sequence ATGAGCGCATTCAAAAAATCGAGCAGTAAGTATCGGGAATTAGCGGACCTGCTAAAAGTAAGGAATCAGTGGAAATCAGAGGGATTGGTATGCGTCTTCACCAATGGATGTTTTGATATTTTGCACGAAGGCCATGTGCGGTATCTGGAGGAGGCTCGGATGCTGGGAGACAAGCTCATAATTGGGCTTAACAGCGACAAAAGTGTGCGGAAACTGAAAGGTCCTACCCGACCGATCAATCTGCAGGACAGCAGGGCCCTTGTTCTGGCCGCCCTTCAAGCTGTAGATGCGGTGGTTGTCTTTGATACTGAAACCCCGGAGGATATAATCAAACTGCTCAATCCGGATGTTTTAGTGAAGGGTGGAGATTGGAAAGTCGATCAAATCATTGGGGCAGATCACGTCCTTAAAAACGGAGGAAAAGTATACTCCCTGAGCTTTCACAAGGGCTTTTCGACAAGCCTGATTGTAGAAAAAGTAAAAGCAGACTAA
- a CDS encoding DUF4271 domain-containing protein produces the protein MSVITRSFIACFLIFIGITCVLKAQSPRNPFNLKKSASEHREISAEPQSDSINSGYPNPFELRTPVLNMDSIGIRQANPWISWIKEKNIYKIKDIEIKSLLFWGLLFLSFLLAIALNINRSVTVKLYRSLVNVNFLSLLYRESREDVSLVFYLLYGLYFIGLSLFLYLVIIHFEGLKAPVYILYITGFVLAIYCLKHLAIKILGYVYGISKDTDRYLFSLVVFNCILAIVLIPSNFIITFVSPAIGEKLMFLVAILIFIILIYRQLREIIFSINLWREHIFHFLLYLCTFEIAPVFVLYSYLTRQGVF, from the coding sequence ATGTCCGTAATTACAAGGAGTTTTATAGCATGCTTTTTAATTTTCATCGGCATTACTTGTGTACTCAAAGCACAAAGTCCCCGAAATCCTTTCAATCTTAAAAAATCCGCATCCGAGCACCGGGAAATATCTGCTGAACCTCAATCTGACAGCATCAATTCCGGCTATCCTAATCCGTTTGAACTCAGAACTCCGGTTTTAAATATGGATTCCATTGGAATCCGGCAAGCTAATCCATGGATAAGCTGGATTAAAGAAAAAAACATATACAAGATTAAAGATATAGAGATCAAATCTCTGTTATTCTGGGGATTGCTGTTCCTTAGTTTTCTACTTGCCATTGCCCTTAACATCAACCGCTCCGTTACGGTCAAATTATACAGGAGTCTGGTCAATGTCAATTTTCTAAGTCTGTTGTACCGGGAATCCAGAGAGGACGTTAGTTTGGTTTTTTACCTATTATACGGTCTTTATTTCATTGGATTGAGTCTGTTTTTGTACCTGGTGATCATTCATTTTGAAGGTCTCAAGGCGCCTGTTTATATCCTGTATATTACAGGATTTGTACTTGCAATTTATTGTCTCAAACACCTGGCTATTAAAATATTAGGCTATGTCTATGGTATTTCTAAAGACACCGATCGTTACCTTTTCAGTTTGGTCGTATTTAATTGTATTTTAGCAATCGTACTCATTCCTTCTAATTTTATCATCACTTTTGTAAGCCCTGCCATTGGCGAAAAATTGATGTTTCTGGTTGCAATTCTAATATTTATAATACTGATTTACAGGCAATTGAGAGAGATTATATTTTCAATAAATCTCTGGCGTGAGCATATATTTCACTTTTTATTGTATCTTTGCACCTTCGAAATCGCACCTGTTTTTGTTTTATATAGTTATTTGACAAGACAAGGAGTGTTTTGA
- a CDS encoding flippase-like domain-containing protein — protein sequence MYSKNQAAYLEHCQQEGISQEDCSLMDKLGEDFKQLNYFWISLIFVGFAMTNYSRAKRWQILLETMGYQARFSSAYSSIFIAYLANLGFPRIGEFVRAAVFSKQENLPVDRVFGSVILDRIADMVTFVLIVALAITLDWTTFHIFFTKFAKIPGVHVNGLLLGVLIILMVLIWLLRESFLKLKLIQKMVGILDGIWEGVKSIRNLQKRNAFIFHTLMIWVWFFLMFVFACKSYQPTSGLNSIQMLVVYVFGSFGVFIPSPGGMGTFHYLVIISLGMYGIHQADAFSFANIAFTWGQFLALVVFGTGSLIWVNWKSKINSSDHERIQKIEQ from the coding sequence TTGTATTCAAAAAATCAAGCAGCCTACCTTGAGCATTGCCAACAAGAAGGCATATCCCAGGAAGATTGCAGCCTGATGGATAAACTTGGCGAAGACTTCAAACAGCTTAATTATTTCTGGATCTCCCTGATTTTTGTGGGATTCGCAATGACCAATTACTCCCGCGCAAAGAGATGGCAGATCCTTTTGGAAACCATGGGCTATCAAGCCCGGTTTTCAAGTGCCTACAGTTCTATTTTTATAGCCTATTTAGCCAATTTGGGATTCCCGAGAATTGGAGAATTTGTAAGAGCTGCTGTATTTTCCAAACAAGAAAATCTGCCGGTTGACCGGGTTTTTGGGTCTGTAATTTTGGACCGAATTGCCGATATGGTCACCTTCGTTTTAATTGTCGCTCTGGCCATTACCCTGGATTGGACGACATTTCATATCTTTTTTACAAAATTTGCGAAAATACCTGGCGTGCATGTGAATGGTTTGTTGTTGGGTGTTCTTATTATTCTTATGGTGCTTATTTGGCTCTTAAGGGAAAGTTTTTTGAAGTTAAAACTCATTCAGAAGATGGTTGGAATTTTGGATGGGATCTGGGAAGGTGTGAAATCCATCCGCAATTTGCAAAAAAGGAATGCTTTCATATTTCATACCTTAATGATCTGGGTTTGGTTTTTCCTGATGTTTGTATTCGCCTGTAAATCATATCAACCTACCTCCGGTTTGAACTCCATTCAGATGCTGGTTGTTTATGTGTTTGGTAGTTTTGGTGTGTTTATTCCTTCGCCTGGTGGAATGGGAACATTCCATTATTTAGTTATTATTTCTTTGGGAATGTATGGAATTCATCAGGCTGATGCTTTTTCATTTGCCAACATTGCCTTTACCTGGGGACAGTTTTTGGCACTGGTTGTGTTTGGAACCGGAAGCCTGATTTGGGTCAATTGGAAATCAAAAATTAACTCCTCTGATCATGAGCGCATTCAAAAAATCGAGCAGTAA
- a CDS encoding ABC-F family ATP-binding cassette domain-containing protein yields MNYLSIERASKSYGEKLLFADLDLMINRGDKAALVARNGSGKSSLLRMLTGEEALEGDQVSLYRNKDVRLAYLSQDPNFEKDASLLDALLHEPFEWMTGLRDLHSAHLRHPEDSYESMLASLDRSEIWEIDTKMRELLGKFNLPSLSFPVSKLSGGQKKRLALVRILCGDPEFLILDEPTNHLDLEMIEWLERYLSQSSITLFMVTHDRYFLNNICNIIYELDNGRLFKYQGDYEDYLEKKTQRLLNESVSREKTEKLLRKELDWVRRMPKARTTKNKARVDKYFELKDSIQGPRPMEMEEIPLEMPRLGSKVLELHHIHKTFGEKPIVKDLSYKFKPNDRIGIVGPNGSGKTTLINLMTAKIKPDQGKIIVGETVVFGNYEQDGLQLREDKRVIEVVRSIADYIPLKKGHKLSAENLLERFLFPRSQQQVFVSQLSGGEKRRLYLLTILMSNPNFLILDEPTNDLDIITLNVLEQYLIDFPGCVLVVSHDRYFMDKIVNHLFVLSADGHVNDFPGNYSDFRIKSDNKTQEKSIGQEEIPQQPVKPKRPGQKEKREMDQIEKELDKIHVERDLLLEKFNGPALNEAEFTGINKRLSEIQERISILEFRWEELLEQTYG; encoded by the coding sequence ATGAATTATCTTTCGATTGAACGGGCAAGTAAATCCTATGGGGAAAAACTGTTATTCGCCGATCTGGATCTTATGATCAACAGAGGTGATAAAGCAGCATTGGTGGCCCGCAATGGATCCGGCAAGTCCTCTTTGTTGAGAATGCTTACTGGAGAGGAAGCCCTGGAAGGCGATCAGGTTTCTCTGTACCGGAACAAAGATGTTCGTTTGGCATATTTAAGCCAGGATCCCAATTTTGAAAAAGATGCCTCTTTGCTGGATGCCTTGCTTCACGAGCCATTTGAATGGATGACTGGACTCAGAGATCTCCACTCAGCGCATCTCAGACATCCCGAGGACTCCTATGAATCCATGTTGGCTTCCTTGGACCGTTCCGAAATCTGGGAAATCGACACCAAAATGAGGGAATTGCTGGGAAAATTCAATCTGCCTTCACTTTCGTTTCCGGTTTCTAAACTGAGTGGCGGTCAAAAAAAGAGATTGGCATTGGTTCGAATTTTATGTGGTGATCCCGAATTTTTAATACTGGATGAACCCACCAATCATCTTGACCTCGAAATGATCGAATGGCTGGAACGCTATTTGAGCCAGTCCTCCATCACACTTTTTATGGTCACGCACGATCGTTATTTTCTGAATAATATTTGCAACATTATTTATGAACTGGATAACGGTCGTTTGTTTAAATATCAGGGCGATTATGAAGACTATCTGGAAAAGAAAACCCAACGCTTGTTAAACGAATCTGTATCACGCGAAAAAACCGAAAAACTTCTACGCAAGGAATTGGATTGGGTAAGGCGAATGCCCAAGGCAAGAACAACTAAAAATAAAGCAAGAGTTGATAAATATTTTGAACTGAAAGATTCCATTCAGGGTCCCAGACCAATGGAAATGGAAGAAATACCTTTGGAAATGCCAAGGCTGGGCAGCAAAGTACTGGAGCTTCATCACATTCACAAAACTTTCGGAGAGAAACCGATTGTAAAAGATCTGAGCTATAAATTCAAACCCAATGACCGCATTGGAATTGTCGGTCCCAATGGCTCCGGGAAAACCACACTTATAAATTTGATGACTGCTAAAATCAAACCCGATCAGGGAAAAATTATTGTCGGGGAAACTGTTGTATTCGGTAATTACGAACAAGATGGTTTGCAATTGCGCGAGGACAAACGGGTCATCGAGGTGGTCAGAAGTATTGCAGATTATATCCCGCTGAAAAAAGGCCATAAACTTTCTGCGGAAAATTTATTGGAACGTTTTCTCTTTCCTCGAAGCCAACAGCAGGTTTTTGTTTCGCAATTGAGTGGAGGAGAAAAAAGAAGATTGTATTTACTTACCATTCTGATGTCCAATCCTAATTTTTTAATACTGGATGAACCCACCAATGATCTGGATATCATTACACTCAATGTTCTTGAGCAATACCTCATCGATTTTCCGGGTTGTGTCCTGGTGGTCTCTCACGACCGTTATTTCATGGATAAAATAGTAAACCATTTGTTTGTTTTATCCGCTGACGGACACGTAAATGATTTTCCGGGCAACTACTCCGATTTCAGGATAAAATCGGATAACAAGACCCAGGAAAAATCCATTGGGCAGGAAGAGATTCCACAACAACCTGTCAAGCCCAAAAGACCGGGCCAAAAAGAAAAAAGGGAGATGGATCAAATTGAAAAAGAGCTCGATAAAATTCATGTGGAAAGAGATCTTTTGCTTGAAAAATTTAATGGACCAGCATTGAATGAGGCTGAATTCACTGGAATCAACAAGCGTTTGTCTGAAATCCAGGAAAGAATTTCAATCCTGGAATTCAGGTGGGAGGAACTTCTGGAACAAACCTATGGTTAA
- a CDS encoding uroporphyrinogen-III synthase, giving the protein MAASKENRLKRVKNVLISQPKPERSPYFDLEAKFKIQLDWRPLITIEGYTEKEFRRQRIRHDEFPCIVFTSKNAIENYFRLAEEMRFKINEMNKYFCATEAIANYLQKFIIFRKRKVFNGVKSVTELANYFTKHKESGPFLIPSSESGNSDVASFLKSLKVKFLESPMYRRVSSDLKDLKDCNYDMLVLFSPQEVKSIFDNDPDFDQGSIRIAAFGAAVAKAVTDAGLILDIQAPTVETPSMHMAIEEYLKKVNK; this is encoded by the coding sequence ATTGCAGCCAGTAAAGAGAACAGATTGAAGCGCGTAAAAAACGTCCTCATCTCGCAACCCAAGCCCGAGCGATCGCCATATTTTGATCTTGAGGCTAAATTCAAAATCCAATTGGATTGGAGGCCGCTGATCACCATTGAAGGTTATACTGAAAAAGAATTCAGACGGCAGCGAATCCGGCACGATGAATTTCCTTGCATCGTTTTTACCAGTAAAAATGCTATCGAGAATTATTTTAGACTGGCTGAAGAAATGCGGTTTAAAATCAATGAAATGAACAAGTATTTCTGCGCAACAGAGGCTATAGCCAATTACTTGCAGAAATTTATCATCTTCAGAAAAAGAAAAGTTTTTAATGGAGTTAAATCGGTGACTGAGTTGGCCAATTACTTTACCAAGCACAAAGAATCGGGCCCATTTTTAATTCCCTCTTCTGAATCCGGAAATTCTGATGTGGCGAGTTTTTTAAAATCGCTTAAAGTAAAGTTTTTGGAATCACCCATGTACCGGCGGGTGAGCTCCGATCTGAAAGACTTAAAAGATTGCAATTACGATATGTTGGTCTTGTTCAGTCCTCAGGAAGTCAAATCTATTTTTGATAACGATCCCGATTTCGATCAGGGATCTATCCGAATTGCAGCTTTTGGCGCTGCAGTTGCAAAGGCAGTTACTGATGCAGGTCTGATTCTCGATATTCAGGCACCGACTGTGGAAACTCCATCCATGCATATGGCTATCGAAGAATATTTGAAGAAAGTAAATAAGTAA
- a CDS encoding HAMP domain-containing histidine kinase, producing MSSGKIVVIIIFSVLVILGILGMQAYFMLQTLNKEDREFHRDVSTALRNTALGIAKYNKAKISEKGLIVQDASNTYEVKVNTPIDQAVLAVLLETEFEKQHLNTPFEYGVYDCNTNELIYSECCSVPKQKKVTSTKKKKAKKKTDDTNYFVVKFPEKESYLYQSLGNMLFFSGLILAACLILISAIYIILRQKRYSDLMKDFVNNMTHEFKTPISSIKIASEVLLNHPLIEDDKRLTQYTKIIKDQNQRLNDQVEKVLQLAKMESSSFSLKMEEIDLHEILQQILSNLQLRIRDAGGIMESEFNAVKIRVKADKFHMTNVLSNLLDNAIKYSKESPEIYIRTFDLIDACVIEIEDKGIGIKKEDLPYLFQKFYRVSTGDVHNVKGFGIGLYYVKRICDAHGFELGIQSEYKKGTIVRILVKNSHK from the coding sequence TTGTCAAGCGGTAAAATAGTAGTCATTATTATCTTTAGTGTTCTCGTAATTCTTGGAATTCTGGGAATGCAGGCCTATTTTATGCTTCAGACCTTAAACAAGGAAGATCGCGAATTTCACAGAGATGTCAGTACGGCTTTGCGAAATACTGCGCTTGGTATCGCCAAGTACAACAAGGCAAAAATTTCAGAAAAAGGGTTGATCGTTCAGGATGCCAGCAATACATACGAAGTAAAAGTCAACACACCTATCGATCAGGCTGTACTGGCAGTTTTATTGGAAACCGAGTTTGAAAAGCAACATCTCAACACGCCATTCGAATACGGGGTTTATGATTGCAATACCAATGAACTAATTTACAGCGAATGTTGCAGCGTACCCAAACAAAAAAAAGTTACTTCCACCAAGAAAAAGAAGGCAAAGAAAAAAACAGATGACACCAACTATTTTGTTGTAAAATTTCCGGAAAAAGAGTCCTACCTCTATCAAAGTCTAGGAAACATGTTGTTTTTTTCCGGACTTATTCTGGCAGCTTGTCTGATTCTGATTTCGGCTATTTATATCATACTTAGGCAGAAACGTTATTCTGATCTTATGAAGGATTTTGTAAATAACATGACCCACGAATTTAAAACCCCTATTTCATCTATAAAAATTGCATCAGAAGTATTGTTGAATCACCCTCTTATCGAAGATGACAAGCGATTGACTCAATATACTAAAATCATTAAAGATCAGAATCAGCGCTTAAACGATCAGGTTGAAAAAGTCTTACAACTGGCCAAGATGGAATCATCGAGCTTCAGCCTCAAGATGGAAGAAATCGATCTCCATGAGATCCTGCAACAAATTTTGAGTAATTTACAGCTCCGCATCAGGGATGCCGGGGGCATCATGGAATCGGAATTTAATGCGGTTAAAATTAGAGTTAAAGCCGATAAATTCCATATGACAAATGTGTTGAGCAACCTTTTGGACAATGCTATAAAATACTCCAAGGAATCGCCGGAAATATATATCCGGACCTTTGACCTGATCGATGCTTGTGTCATAGAAATAGAAGACAAAGGAATTGGTATCAAAAAAGAAGATTTACCCTATTTGTTTCAGAAGTTTTACAGAGTTTCCACCGGGGACGTGCACAATGTCAAGGGTTTTGGAATTGGCCTGTATTACGTGAAAAGAATCTGCGATGCCCACGGTTTTGAGCTGGGGATCCAAAGTGAATACAAGAAAGGAACAATTGTTCGTATCTTGGTCAAAAATTCGCATAAATGA
- a CDS encoding aspartate 1-decarboxylase has protein sequence MFLQFFKSKIHRAKVTEANLNYVGSITIDENLMQAANLFEGEKVQVVNNNNGERFETYVIKGEAGTGMICLNGAAARKAEVGDIIIVISYAFMTPEEAKTFHPVSVHVDENNRIK, from the coding sequence ATGTTCCTCCAGTTTTTTAAGTCAAAAATTCACCGGGCGAAGGTTACCGAAGCCAATTTAAATTATGTGGGAAGCATCACCATTGATGAGAATTTGATGCAGGCAGCCAATTTATTTGAAGGGGAAAAAGTCCAGGTAGTCAACAACAACAATGGCGAACGTTTTGAAACTTACGTGATCAAAGGTGAAGCCGGAACGGGAATGATCTGTTTAAATGGAGCTGCAGCCCGAAAAGCGGAGGTCGGAGACATCATCATTGTGATCTCATATGCTTTTATGACTCCCGAAGAAGCAAAAACCTTTCATCCTGTTTCCGTGCACGTGGACGAAAACAACCGCATAAAGTAG
- a CDS encoding Nif3-like dinuclear metal center hexameric protein codes for MTKISELAGFLEEIAPLHLQESYDNSGIICGDLTWDIRGVLCALDATEDIVKEAHQRGCNVVVSHHPIIFKGIKKIQYRHYVDKAIIYAIKNDIALYAIHTNLDNVLANGVNQKIASKLQLNELKILAPSGPDGQTGTGICGELSTAMDAGLFLDYLKEKLQTACVRHTRILSKPIKKVAITGGSGASWIGSAIAAGADAYITADVKYHEFFEANGQILICDVGHFESEQFTIELLAGLISEKFRNFAAHCANLNTNPIQYF; via the coding sequence ATGACCAAAATCAGTGAACTGGCCGGATTTTTAGAAGAAATTGCACCCTTGCATTTGCAGGAATCCTACGACAACTCAGGTATAATATGTGGAGACCTTACATGGGATATTCGAGGGGTTTTATGTGCCCTGGATGCCACTGAAGATATAGTTAAAGAAGCACACCAAAGAGGCTGCAATGTGGTTGTAAGCCACCATCCGATTATTTTCAAAGGCATCAAAAAAATCCAGTATCGCCATTATGTGGATAAGGCTATTATTTATGCCATTAAAAATGACATCGCCTTGTATGCCATCCACACCAATCTGGACAATGTACTTGCCAATGGAGTGAATCAAAAGATCGCTTCAAAACTCCAACTGAATGAATTGAAAATTCTGGCTCCATCTGGACCGGATGGACAGACCGGAACGGGCATATGTGGTGAGTTAAGCACGGCGATGGATGCCGGGTTATTTCTTGATTACCTTAAGGAAAAGCTCCAGACGGCCTGTGTCAGGCATACCCGGATTTTATCCAAACCCATAAAAAAAGTAGCAATCACCGGAGGTTCCGGAGCATCGTGGATCGGATCGGCCATTGCTGCCGGTGCAGATGCTTATATCACAGCAGATGTGAAATACCATGAATTTTTTGAAGCTAATGGCCAGATCCTGATTTGCGATGTCGGACATTTTGAAAGTGAGCAATTTACGATTGAATTGCTGGCTGGGCTGATTTCGGAAAAATTTCGTAATTTTGCAGCCCATTGCGCTAATTTAAATACAAATCCAATTCAATATTTCTAA
- a CDS encoding response regulator transcription factor, whose protein sequence is MKRARLLYAEDDETLSFITKDHLELQGYEVVHCASGAAAFDKFKEEKFDLVILDVMLPEMDGFTIAENIRKKDHQIPIIFLTAKSMKDDRIHGLKLGGDDYLTKPFSIEELILKIEIFLRRSRVFEAPTEEKEIQVGKYLYMPMEYQLVLNDQPRILTQRESELLSYLLKNKNKVIKRSLILETLWGEDDYFMGRSLDVFISRLRKYLNEDQEIKIDNIHGIGFKFICP, encoded by the coding sequence ATGAAACGGGCCAGACTTTTATATGCCGAAGACGATGAAACGCTGTCATTTATCACTAAAGACCACCTTGAGTTGCAGGGTTATGAGGTCGTCCATTGTGCCAGCGGAGCCGCTGCTTTTGATAAGTTTAAAGAAGAGAAATTCGACCTGGTCATCCTCGACGTGATGCTTCCCGAAATGGATGGATTTACGATTGCTGAAAATATCCGTAAAAAAGATCACCAGATCCCCATCATTTTCCTGACTGCCAAATCCATGAAAGACGATAGAATCCATGGACTGAAATTAGGAGGAGATGATTACCTGACCAAACCTTTCAGCATCGAGGAACTGATCCTTAAAATTGAAATATTTCTCAGAAGAAGCAGGGTTTTTGAGGCTCCAACTGAAGAAAAGGAAATCCAGGTTGGCAAGTATCTCTATATGCCCATGGAATACCAACTTGTATTGAACGACCAACCCAGAATTCTTACCCAGAGAGAAAGCGAGTTGTTGAGTTACCTTTTAAAAAATAAGAACAAAGTGATCAAGCGTTCACTCATACTAGAAACACTCTGGGGTGAGGATGACTATTTTATGGGAAGAAGTCTCGATGTATTTATTTCCCGTTTGCGTAAGTACTTAAATGAAGACCAGGAAATCAAGATTGATAATATACATGGCATTGGGTTTAAGTTTATATGTCCGTAA
- a CDS encoding gamma-glutamylcyclotransferase produces the protein MSILLFAYGTLKRESSILSDLRIAYRKIGPARIKGIPQSGTEYPAIVKPNANQGEWIPGELIELLKGEKDLAKLDEYEEYDPLNPNLSLYQRELALVYPTSKDQPASAYVYWFNQHAKKAEFE, from the coding sequence ATGTCAATCTTGTTATTTGCTTACGGTACTTTGAAACGAGAATCCTCAATTTTATCGGATCTTCGCATTGCTTATAGAAAGATAGGCCCCGCCAGGATAAAAGGAATACCTCAAAGTGGTACGGAATATCCAGCCATCGTAAAACCCAATGCAAATCAGGGCGAATGGATTCCCGGAGAACTGATCGAATTGTTGAAAGGAGAAAAAGACCTGGCTAAACTCGATGAGTACGAAGAATACGATCCTTTGAATCCCAATCTATCTTTGTATCAAAGAGAACTCGCATTGGTATATCCGACGTCAAAAGATCAACCTGCATCAGCTTATGTATATTGGTTCAATCAGCATGCCAAAAAAGCTGAATTTGAATAA